A genomic segment from Gemmatimonadota bacterium encodes:
- a CDS encoding zf-HC2 domain-containing protein, producing the protein MSFLDKLRSLFVDTPQDGGGSATPMIPCEEALSVVHDFLDGELPGVSHEQVKAHFDACQRCYPHLRLEELFREAIRRAGTEERAPAGLKVKLMELLAEADA; encoded by the coding sequence ATGTCATTCTTGGATAAACTCAGGTCGCTTTTCGTGGACACGCCTCAGGACGGTGGCGGTTCGGCGACGCCTATGATCCCTTGTGAAGAGGCGCTCAGCGTCGTTCACGACTTCTTGGACGGTGAGTTGCCGGGCGTGTCACACGAGCAGGTGAAGGCACACTTCGACGCTTGTCAGCGTTGCTATCCACACCTCCGTCTAGAAGAGCTGTTTCGGGAGGCGATCCGTCGCGCGGGGACCGAGGAGCGGGCTCCCGCCGGGCTCAAAGTGAAGCTGATGGAACTTCTTGCGGAGGCCGACGCCTAG
- a CDS encoding phenylacetate-CoA oxygenase subunit PaaI: MAPFTEDELKRKVHEGYIVESSEEMTEGYRKALVVQLTVQADTELMSAPAYWMAARHAPSTNTQVSAHAIIQDELAHANIAYRLLEDVGESKEYLVYGRQPHEFKHPYGFDQPLDNWAELVVATGFFDRAGITLLSDVHENTSYGPLKRALVKIGMEETFHLRHGEVWMRRLTKAGGEAKELVQRAVDWMFPMTIEWFGLPDDLKRHSGQLEYKLKGLSNDQLRQVWMSSTVPLCEELGLDAPAHWDEQRGEFVLEYPFPCQYDAVDKHWAFDEGEISWDAVFQRWKGRGPMNEIYVESLRRSRGDVERWLNGKVA, translated from the coding sequence ATGGCGCCGTTCACCGAAGACGAGCTGAAACGGAAGGTCCATGAAGGCTACATCGTCGAGTCCTCTGAGGAGATGACCGAGGGGTATAGGAAGGCGTTGGTGGTTCAGCTCACCGTTCAGGCCGACACCGAGCTCATGAGTGCCCCGGCCTATTGGATGGCGGCGCGCCACGCACCGTCCACCAACACCCAGGTGAGCGCCCACGCGATCATTCAGGACGAGTTGGCCCACGCGAACATCGCGTACAGGCTGCTTGAGGATGTCGGCGAGTCCAAGGAGTACCTCGTCTACGGCCGTCAGCCCCACGAGTTCAAGCATCCGTACGGCTTCGACCAGCCCCTGGACAACTGGGCGGAGCTCGTCGTGGCTACCGGGTTCTTCGATCGGGCGGGCATCACTCTGCTCTCCGACGTTCACGAGAATACGTCGTACGGACCGTTGAAGCGCGCGCTCGTGAAGATCGGGATGGAGGAGACCTTTCACCTGCGCCACGGTGAAGTCTGGATGCGGAGGCTCACGAAGGCCGGGGGTGAGGCGAAGGAACTCGTGCAGCGGGCGGTGGACTGGATGTTCCCGATGACTATCGAGTGGTTCGGGCTTCCGGACGACCTGAAGCGTCACTCGGGTCAGCTCGAGTATAAGCTCAAGGGGCTTTCGAATGACCAGCTCCGGCAGGTTTGGATGTCCTCCACCGTTCCGCTTTGTGAAGAGCTCGGGCTAGACGCTCCGGCTCATTGGGACGAGCAGCGGGGGGAGTTCGTTCTCGAGTACCCGTTCCCGTGCCAGTACGATGCGGTCGACAAGCACTGGGCCTTCGACGAGGGCGAGATCTCGTGGGATGCCGTGTTCCAGCGGTGGAAAGGCCGCGGTCCCATGAACGAGATCTATGTCGAGTCTCTGCGGCGCTCCCGCGGTGATGTCGAGCGGTGGCTGAACGGCAAGGTTGCCTGA
- a CDS encoding tetratricopeptide repeat protein codes for MAPNRAIALEKMLERNPEDSRLRFGLALEYLRAGRSQDGVRELRAYLAASDDEGNAWGRLAAVLHEMGEHEEAKDAYRQGIDAAYEHGHPTMAEEFEQTLAGLDS; via the coding sequence GTGGCCCCGAACCGCGCGATAGCACTCGAGAAGATGCTCGAGCGCAACCCTGAGGATTCTCGGCTGCGCTTCGGCCTGGCGCTCGAGTACCTGCGCGCAGGCAGATCCCAGGACGGCGTCCGGGAACTTCGCGCGTACCTCGCCGCTTCAGACGACGAGGGTAACGCCTGGGGCCGCTTGGCAGCGGTGTTGCACGAGATGGGAGAGCACGAGGAGGCTAAGGACGCCTACCGTCAGGGGATCGACGCTGCTTACGAGCACGGCCACCCGACCATGGCGGAGGAATTCGAGCAGACACTGGCAGGCTTGGACTCGTGA
- a CDS encoding CPBP family intramembrane metalloprotease, which produces MSRLKDLPPRVTGVLWLGVIMFWAVQLSLYVLAGLPLSDTILLATLLIAMPALAVAQVPLTAERRIERLPAYWSSIATLWILGTISWLVGTRTDGLAAIGVTLLAPAPFTAWTLGLTAAGLGVIVVFRQIAIALRLRESPLLRDLIPRTADERGVFAILSVAAGVGEEVAYRGYAIPVLIPVVGSVGALLLTSVVFGVLHVYQGALGILRTTAMGATLAGGFLLSGSLLPGMIAHTLIDLLAGIFMADKLLLPLTGTGVENENVPH; this is translated from the coding sequence ATGAGTCGACTCAAGGACCTTCCTCCCCGCGTAACGGGCGTGCTGTGGCTTGGGGTGATCATGTTCTGGGCAGTGCAGCTCTCGCTCTACGTGCTCGCCGGCTTGCCGCTGTCGGATACGATCCTGCTTGCGACTCTGCTCATCGCGATGCCGGCGCTCGCGGTTGCACAGGTCCCACTCACGGCGGAGAGGCGGATTGAGCGGTTACCGGCCTACTGGAGCTCGATCGCCACGTTGTGGATCCTCGGCACGATCAGTTGGCTGGTCGGCACGCGCACCGACGGGCTCGCCGCGATCGGCGTCACGCTTCTCGCTCCGGCGCCATTCACCGCTTGGACGCTCGGTCTCACCGCGGCGGGGTTGGGCGTCATCGTAGTATTCCGACAGATCGCCATCGCGCTTCGCCTGCGCGAGAGTCCGCTGCTTCGAGATCTGATTCCGCGGACAGCCGACGAGCGCGGCGTCTTCGCGATCCTTTCGGTAGCCGCGGGCGTAGGTGAGGAAGTCGCCTATCGCGGCTACGCGATTCCAGTATTGATCCCGGTCGTGGGCTCTGTTGGCGCGCTCTTGCTCACCTCCGTCGTGTTCGGAGTGCTGCACGTCTATCAAGGGGCGCTCGGAATCCTCCGGACGACCGCGATGGGCGCGACTCTCGCCGGTGGCTTCCTGCTCTCGGGCTCGCTCCTCCCGGGGATGATCGCGCACACACTCATAGATCTTCTGGCGGGCATCTTCATGGCTGATAAACTGCTGCTACCTCTGACCGGCACCGGGGTAGAGAATGAGAACGTACCCCACTAG
- a CDS encoding aminotransferase class I/II-fold pyridoxal phosphate-dependent enzyme: MTSTTEGGARSELHMKPDEMLALAQRAAELIVARIENLPNEPAWRGGSRSELERIMREDPPEEGRPAEEVLERAAREILPVAGRVDHPRFFAFVPSSPTWPGVLADFMAAGYNIFQGTWLGASGPSQLEVVVLDWFRDWIAYPETAGGVLTSGGSAASLDAFVAAREDAGAPERATVYMSDQSHTALSRAATIVGVRPECVRRVKSDEHFRMDMDDLASMIDEDRAAGFNPISVCGNAGTINTGAVDPLDAMADYCEAEGIWFHVDAAYGGFAVLTEHGKKLLKGMERADSIAMDAHKWLFQPFEVGCLMVKDVRKLEAAFSVQPEYLQDTQWGADHPNFGDRGLQLSRSFRALKIWMSIQTFGMAAFRRAVGRGIELAAQAEAYVRESVVLQIANPASLGIVCFRVNPRGSDLSDDRLEKVNEAVQARVIESQVAMMSSTRLRGLYSLRLCILNHTTTWDDVRETLRSIEKFGREALSA, translated from the coding sequence ATGACGTCCACCACGGAAGGCGGTGCTCGCAGCGAGCTCCACATGAAGCCAGACGAGATGTTGGCGTTGGCCCAGAGGGCCGCTGAACTCATCGTGGCGCGAATCGAGAACTTGCCCAATGAGCCGGCATGGAGGGGAGGGTCGCGCTCGGAACTCGAGCGGATCATGCGTGAGGATCCACCGGAAGAGGGACGTCCCGCGGAGGAAGTCCTCGAGCGCGCTGCGAGGGAGATCCTGCCGGTGGCGGGTCGCGTCGACCATCCGCGCTTCTTCGCCTTCGTTCCCTCGTCTCCGACTTGGCCGGGAGTGCTCGCGGACTTCATGGCCGCCGGGTACAACATCTTCCAGGGGACGTGGCTCGGAGCGAGTGGACCGAGCCAGCTGGAAGTGGTCGTCCTCGACTGGTTCCGCGACTGGATCGCCTACCCCGAGACCGCCGGCGGAGTCCTCACCAGCGGAGGGTCCGCGGCCAGTTTGGACGCCTTCGTCGCGGCACGGGAGGATGCGGGCGCCCCGGAACGCGCCACGGTCTACATGAGCGATCAGAGCCACACTGCGTTGAGCCGTGCCGCGACAATCGTCGGTGTTCGACCTGAGTGCGTGCGGAGAGTGAAGAGCGACGAGCACTTTCGAATGGACATGGACGATCTCGCCAGCATGATCGACGAGGATCGTGCCGCCGGGTTCAACCCGATCTCGGTGTGCGGAAACGCGGGGACAATCAACACCGGCGCCGTGGATCCGCTCGACGCGATGGCCGACTACTGCGAAGCCGAGGGCATCTGGTTTCATGTCGATGCCGCATACGGTGGTTTCGCGGTCCTCACCGAGCATGGGAAGAAACTGCTGAAGGGCATGGAGAGAGCCGACTCGATTGCGATGGATGCACACAAGTGGCTCTTCCAGCCCTTCGAGGTCGGATGCCTGATGGTGAAGGACGTGCGCAAGCTCGAGGCCGCGTTTTCGGTCCAGCCTGAGTACCTGCAGGACACCCAATGGGGTGCCGACCACCCGAACTTCGGGGACCGAGGCCTCCAACTGAGCCGTTCGTTCCGGGCGCTCAAGATTTGGATGTCGATCCAGACCTTTGGCATGGCGGCCTTTCGGCGAGCCGTGGGTCGCGGCATCGAGTTGGCCGCGCAGGCCGAGGCGTACGTCCGCGAGTCCGTCGTCCTTCAGATCGCGAACCCAGCGTCGTTGGGTATCGTATGCTTTCGGGTAAACCCGAGGGGCAGCGACCTCAGCGACGATCGACTCGAGAAGGTCAACGAGGCCGTTCAGGCGCGGGTCATCGAGAGTCAGGTCGCGATGATGTCGTCCACGCGCCTGCGCGGCCTCTATTCCCTTCGCCTGTGCATCTTGAACCACACAACCACGTGGGACGACGTGCGCGAGACGCTTCGCTCCATCGAGAAGTTCGGACGAGAGGCTCTCTCGGCATGA
- a CDS encoding phenylacetate-CoA oxygenase subunit PaaI has translation MSDAISVEALTDVGRAALERLILSLADSKRLMGIRYSDWILGSPSVETGIATSSMTQDEWGHARLLYAMLKQLNIDPVQVEHDRSAEAYANLSVLDEPFDDWAALVAAMVIVDGALSVALRAFSEGAFEPARSRVPKMLAEERFHVSLGVAWYRRLAAASHDARSLLRSATDRQLPATLAWLGADDAASRELVELGVMSPGASLTTAFKASVRDVLSDSDVDVDVVRPASDWDSARGRAPGQPDTDSVDRARGAKNRALFVE, from the coding sequence ATGAGTGACGCGATCAGCGTCGAAGCGCTCACCGACGTAGGCCGAGCGGCGCTCGAGCGGCTCATCCTTTCCCTTGCGGACAGCAAACGGCTCATGGGGATCAGGTACTCGGATTGGATACTCGGCTCCCCGTCGGTCGAGACGGGGATCGCGACCTCGTCCATGACTCAGGACGAGTGGGGGCACGCGCGCTTGTTGTACGCGATGCTCAAGCAGCTGAACATCGATCCCGTCCAGGTCGAGCACGACCGGTCAGCCGAAGCGTATGCCAACCTGAGCGTGCTCGACGAGCCGTTCGATGACTGGGCGGCGCTGGTCGCTGCGATGGTGATCGTGGACGGAGCGCTTTCGGTCGCGCTGCGTGCGTTCTCCGAGGGTGCCTTCGAGCCCGCCCGGTCGCGCGTTCCGAAGATGCTCGCAGAAGAGCGGTTCCACGTCAGCCTCGGTGTCGCATGGTACCGGCGGCTCGCGGCCGCGTCGCACGACGCGCGGTCGTTGCTACGCTCGGCGACGGACCGCCAGCTCCCGGCCACGCTGGCTTGGTTGGGGGCAGACGATGCGGCCTCCCGCGAATTGGTCGAGCTCGGAGTCATGTCGCCGGGAGCGTCTCTCACGACCGCCTTCAAGGCGTCTGTGCGGGACGTCTTGTCGGACAGCGACGTGGATGTCGACGTGGTCAGGCCTGCTTCGGACTGGGACTCGGCGCGCGGCCGTGCACCGGGTCAGCCCGACACTGATTCTGTCGACCGCGCCCGGGGCGCCAAGAACCGCGCTCTGTTCGTCGAGTAG
- the gyrA gene encoding DNA gyrase subunit A — MATASKRERIVPRLLEEEMRESFLDYSMSVIVQRALPDVRDGLKPVHRRILYAMYELGLNPDRPYKKCATVVGDVLGKYHPHGDSGVYDALVRMVQEFSLRMPLLDGQGNFGSIDGDSAAAYRYTEARLKALAVELLDDIHKETVDFQPNFDNQLREPVVLPARFPNLLVNGSSGIAVGMSTNVPPHSLREVAAAVRQLVVDPGCSIDDLMRHMPGPDFPTGGFIVGTEGIRKLYREGRGRVIMRGRAVKESRRGGKEQLVVTELPYTVSKTKIIGQIAKLAKAGRAEDISDIRDESDRDGIRLVIELKRGADAATVLQMLQKRTSLQTTFGAHLLALDKGQPKEFDLKQMLERFRDHRLEVIQRRSRHELERSEAERHIVEGLLAALEHIEEVIKIIRGSTNRAQASEKLQDRFGMSDVQADAILNMRLAKLTALEQSQLKNRIEELEATIEELKELLGSEELQLQVMLDELAEVVKKFGDARRTVILDDKDQGVETASVEQQLADEDVVVTLSHKGFVKRIPMHLYRRREGSGKSLAGMERYEDDYLEQIFVARTQGWVLTFTAGGHCHFLPVADVPESARASRGQSVYSLLEGADRKDRIVSMIPVDDLSVPDRFLVFLSRQGVVKRTPVSEFANARAGGVKAAGVKTGDVILDVALSDGTAEVLLLSRSGRAIRFPEDEITVVGRSAQGVKGMTLKDDEVVGMLMIRRDSTVLTVSEDGSGKRMPVSDFPLQKRGGLGTLAVSRGADVSPLVCALEVLEADEVMIVTASGQVTRAAANSVPLQGRRMQGRSMTRIEAGDRVVEVTRARGRGGAPARDEVPIDADGQLELLGSGPPDLLES; from the coding sequence ATGGCCACGGCCTCCAAACGGGAACGGATTGTTCCCCGCCTCCTCGAAGAGGAGATGCGGGAGTCGTTTCTCGACTACTCGATGAGCGTGATCGTGCAGCGGGCTCTTCCCGACGTACGGGACGGGCTCAAGCCGGTGCACCGCCGGATCCTGTACGCCATGTACGAGCTCGGATTGAACCCGGACCGACCGTACAAGAAGTGCGCGACCGTCGTCGGCGACGTGCTCGGCAAGTATCACCCGCACGGAGACTCCGGCGTCTATGACGCGCTCGTGCGCATGGTGCAGGAGTTCTCGCTGCGCATGCCCTTGCTGGACGGACAGGGCAACTTCGGGTCAATCGACGGAGATTCGGCCGCAGCGTACCGCTATACCGAGGCTCGACTGAAGGCGCTCGCGGTCGAACTTCTCGACGACATCCACAAGGAAACGGTCGACTTCCAGCCCAACTTCGACAATCAGCTCCGAGAGCCGGTCGTGCTGCCCGCGCGCTTTCCTAACTTGCTGGTCAACGGCTCCTCGGGCATCGCTGTCGGCATGAGCACGAACGTGCCGCCGCACAGCCTTCGGGAAGTCGCGGCGGCTGTTCGGCAGCTCGTCGTAGACCCTGGCTGCTCCATCGACGACCTCATGCGACACATGCCGGGACCGGATTTTCCCACGGGCGGGTTCATCGTAGGGACCGAGGGCATCAGAAAATTATACCGGGAGGGCCGCGGGAGGGTGATCATGCGAGGCCGCGCCGTGAAGGAGTCGCGCCGCGGCGGAAAGGAACAGCTCGTCGTCACCGAGCTGCCGTACACGGTCTCGAAGACCAAGATCATCGGGCAGATCGCGAAGCTGGCGAAGGCTGGGCGGGCCGAGGACATCTCGGATATCCGCGACGAGAGCGACCGCGACGGAATCCGTCTCGTGATCGAGCTCAAACGCGGCGCCGATGCCGCGACCGTGCTGCAGATGCTGCAGAAGCGTACCAGCCTTCAGACCACGTTCGGCGCTCATCTGCTGGCGCTCGACAAGGGACAACCGAAGGAGTTCGACCTCAAGCAGATGCTCGAGCGCTTCCGCGACCACCGCCTCGAAGTCATCCAGCGGCGCTCGAGACATGAGCTCGAGAGGTCCGAAGCGGAGCGCCATATCGTAGAGGGGCTGCTCGCGGCGCTCGAGCACATCGAAGAGGTCATCAAGATCATTCGCGGTTCGACGAACCGTGCACAGGCCTCGGAGAAGCTCCAGGATCGCTTCGGGATGAGCGACGTTCAGGCCGATGCCATCCTCAACATGCGGCTCGCCAAGCTGACGGCGCTTGAGCAGTCCCAGCTCAAGAATCGGATCGAAGAGCTCGAGGCGACGATCGAGGAACTGAAGGAGCTCCTTGGCTCTGAGGAGCTTCAGCTCCAGGTCATGCTCGACGAGTTGGCCGAGGTCGTGAAGAAGTTCGGCGATGCGCGGCGCACGGTGATTCTCGACGACAAGGACCAAGGGGTCGAGACCGCGTCTGTCGAACAGCAGCTCGCGGACGAGGACGTCGTGGTCACGCTCTCGCACAAAGGCTTCGTGAAGCGAATCCCGATGCACCTCTACCGCCGTCGTGAGGGCTCCGGCAAGTCGCTCGCGGGCATGGAGCGGTACGAGGACGACTATCTCGAACAGATCTTCGTCGCGCGTACTCAAGGTTGGGTCCTCACGTTCACCGCGGGTGGCCATTGCCACTTCCTGCCTGTGGCGGACGTGCCGGAGAGCGCGCGAGCGTCGAGAGGCCAGTCGGTCTACTCGCTGCTCGAAGGCGCGGACCGAAAAGACCGCATCGTGTCGATGATTCCGGTGGACGATCTCAGCGTTCCGGATCGCTTCCTGGTCTTCCTCTCCCGACAGGGAGTCGTGAAGCGAACCCCGGTCTCGGAGTTCGCCAACGCACGGGCTGGGGGCGTTAAGGCTGCAGGGGTGAAGACCGGGGACGTCATCCTCGATGTCGCTCTGTCAGATGGGACTGCGGAGGTCCTGCTGCTCTCCCGGTCAGGGAGGGCGATCCGATTCCCCGAGGACGAGATCACCGTCGTCGGCCGCAGCGCACAAGGCGTGAAAGGCATGACCCTCAAGGACGATGAGGTCGTGGGCATGTTGATGATTCGCCGCGACAGCACCGTGCTCACCGTGAGCGAAGACGGCTCGGGCAAGCGCATGCCGGTGTCCGACTTCCCGCTTCAAAAGCGTGGCGGCCTCGGCACCCTCGCGGTCTCGCGTGGAGCAGACGTTTCGCCGCTCGTGTGCGCGCTCGAGGTGCTGGAGGCGGACGAGGTCATGATCGTCACGGCGAGCGGGCAGGTGACGCGGGCCGCGGCGAACTCGGTGCCCCTTCAGGGCCGGCGGATGCAGGGCCGGAGCATGACGCGGATCGAAGCGGGAGACCGAGTCGTCGAGGTCACTCGCGCACGGGGGCGCGGCGGAGCGCCGGCGCGCGACGAAGTTCCTATCGATGCAGATGGACAGCTCGAGCTCCTCGGATCAGGACCGCCGGACCTACTCGAATCATGA
- a CDS encoding saccharopine dehydrogenase NADP-binding domain-containing protein, with protein MKFLVLGGGAQGSACAFDLVRREGVEHVILADADASGPKDFLMPFVGGKLELRVLDARDADQVRSAMDDVDAVACALPYYFNLDMTRLAIDVGAHFCDLGGNTEIVDQQKKLADLAKRAGVCAVADCGLAPGMVNVLAQGGIDVMDETESVEIFVGGLPQNPKPPLNYQVVYSMEGVLDYYTTPVLVLENGQVVEKEPLTGTETVTFEALGELEAFFTAGGISRMPYRYQGQVTSMSYKTLRYPGHAALMKAMRDLGLMDLEPRQVSGVSVVPREVFIDILGEQLRNPEGDDLVAMRVIVKGTKGGVPKTVTYELVDYHDEDNGITAMMRTTGYSLAATAYLQASGVIDPGVHTCSECVPVDDYVADLRGRGVMIERAES; from the coding sequence ATGAAGTTCTTGGTGCTTGGTGGGGGCGCGCAGGGCTCCGCATGCGCGTTCGATCTAGTGCGTCGGGAAGGGGTGGAGCACGTCATTCTCGCGGACGCGGACGCAAGCGGCCCCAAGGACTTTCTGATGCCGTTTGTGGGGGGGAAGCTCGAGCTACGTGTCTTGGACGCGAGGGACGCCGACCAGGTGCGCAGCGCGATGGACGATGTCGACGCCGTCGCGTGTGCGCTGCCGTACTACTTCAATCTGGATATGACGCGGCTCGCGATCGACGTGGGCGCGCACTTCTGTGACCTCGGCGGCAACACCGAGATCGTCGACCAGCAGAAGAAGCTAGCGGACCTCGCCAAGCGAGCGGGCGTGTGCGCCGTGGCTGACTGCGGTTTGGCACCGGGTATGGTGAACGTTCTCGCCCAGGGCGGAATCGACGTGATGGACGAGACCGAGTCGGTTGAGATTTTCGTGGGTGGCCTACCTCAGAATCCCAAGCCGCCACTCAACTACCAGGTCGTCTATTCGATGGAGGGGGTGCTCGACTACTACACGACGCCCGTGCTCGTGCTCGAGAACGGCCAGGTGGTCGAGAAGGAGCCTCTCACCGGAACGGAGACCGTGACGTTCGAGGCCCTGGGGGAGCTCGAGGCGTTCTTCACAGCGGGGGGAATCTCGCGCATGCCGTACCGCTATCAGGGCCAGGTCACGTCGATGTCGTACAAGACGCTTCGCTACCCAGGACACGCGGCGCTCATGAAGGCGATGCGGGACCTTGGGCTCATGGACCTCGAGCCCCGCCAGGTGAGCGGCGTATCGGTCGTGCCGAGGGAAGTCTTCATCGACATTTTGGGGGAGCAGCTCCGCAACCCGGAAGGCGACGACCTGGTCGCCATGCGGGTCATCGTGAAGGGCACGAAGGGTGGCGTACCCAAGACCGTCACATACGAGCTGGTCGACTACCACGATGAGGATAACGGCATCACCGCGATGATGCGCACGACCGGTTACTCCTTGGCCGCCACCGCGTATCTGCAGGCCTCCGGCGTCATAGACCCGGGGGTGCATACGTGCTCTGAGTGCGTGCCCGTCGATGACTACGTCGCGGACCTGCGGGGACGCGGAGTGATGATCGAGCGCGCGGAGAGTTAG
- a CDS encoding metal-sulfur cluster assembly factor, producing the protein MPADPLAATWAALDEVLDPEIPISLVELGLIYGVDLLDGVVMVHLTFTATACPCMEFIHEDIRDRLAPEPWVEGVEIVEVWDPPWTNDRITDEGRAKLKELGVGV; encoded by the coding sequence GTGCCTGCTGATCCGCTCGCGGCGACCTGGGCTGCGCTCGACGAAGTTCTCGACCCGGAGATTCCCATCAGCCTGGTCGAGCTTGGACTGATCTATGGGGTGGACCTCCTCGACGGAGTCGTGATGGTCCACCTGACCTTCACCGCCACGGCGTGCCCCTGCATGGAGTTCATCCACGAGGACATCAGGGACCGCTTGGCGCCGGAGCCGTGGGTCGAGGGGGTCGAGATCGTGGAGGTGTGGGATCCTCCCTGGACCAACGACAGAATCACCGACGAAGGGCGAGCGAAGCTGAAGGAGCTCGGCGTCGGCGTCTGA
- a CDS encoding metal-sulfur cluster assembly factor, whose protein sequence is MAVTEKDVRKALKAVKDPELGLDLVVLGLIYDIEIEDAEVKATISLTSPLCPVAGQIVDDVKTAIEGVDGVDAVEVELTFDPPWTPERIAPLIRASLGL, encoded by the coding sequence ATGGCAGTGACAGAAAAGGACGTTCGCAAGGCGCTCAAGGCGGTCAAGGATCCGGAGCTCGGGCTGGATCTGGTGGTGCTTGGGTTGATCTACGACATCGAGATCGAGGATGCCGAGGTCAAAGCCACGATCTCGCTCACCTCTCCGTTGTGCCCGGTCGCGGGTCAGATCGTTGACGACGTGAAGACAGCGATCGAGGGGGTCGATGGCGTCGACGCCGTGGAGGTGGAGCTCACCTTCGATCCCCCCTGGACGCCGGAACGGATCGCGCCGCTCATCAGGGCTTCACTCGGTCTTTGA
- a CDS encoding sigma-70 family RNA polymerase sigma factor — MIEPKELTDSSADFEAEALPHLDAVYRFALRLSGAPDQAEDLVQETFLRAYKAWGQYTRGTAAKSWLFTICRNVFLRGRERRQRHDEIVTENVGRDGPGPNPVNPVWVSVLGVDPEGDFFESIVDERIIQAIDDLPEEYRTAVVLSDLEGLPYADIAELMEVPVGTVKSRLFRGRRQLQKVLYDHAVEMGYIAARAGTDE, encoded by the coding sequence GTGATCGAGCCGAAAGAACTGACTGATTCGTCTGCGGACTTCGAGGCGGAGGCGCTCCCGCATTTGGATGCGGTGTATCGCTTCGCTCTGAGACTCTCCGGCGCGCCGGACCAGGCGGAGGATCTGGTCCAGGAGACGTTTTTACGGGCGTACAAGGCCTGGGGGCAGTACACCCGGGGCACCGCGGCCAAGAGCTGGTTGTTCACGATCTGCCGCAACGTGTTCCTCCGAGGGCGAGAGCGGCGCCAGCGACACGACGAGATCGTGACGGAGAACGTGGGGCGGGATGGTCCGGGGCCGAACCCGGTGAATCCGGTGTGGGTCTCGGTCCTAGGAGTGGACCCCGAGGGTGACTTCTTCGAGTCGATCGTGGACGAGCGCATCATCCAAGCGATCGACGATCTGCCCGAGGAGTACCGAACGGCGGTCGTGCTCTCCGATTTGGAGGGGCTTCCGTATGCAGATATCGCCGAATTGATGGAGGTTCCCGTGGGGACGGTGAAGAGCCGACTCTTCCGGGGGCGCAGACAGCTTCAGAAGGTATTGTATGACCATGCGGTCGAGATGGGATACATCGCGGCGCGCGCTGGAACGGATGAATAG